The genome window AGGCGTACTACGACTCCATGCGCCCCGGCCTCGCCGAGCACCTCAGGGACGCGATCGTGGCGAACGCGGCCCGCCACGAGGGCTGAGCGGACAAGGGGGATGAGGGGGCGGCACAGCTGTGACCCAGTTCCCGCACAGTGCATTGCGGGGACACCGGGGGAACCTGCCGGGGACACTGTGCGTTGATAGCTTTGTCCGGCCAGTGCCTGCGTGACGGCCGCCCCAGGACGCCGCACGTACGTCCCCTCACCCCTCAGGAGCCCGGAACCGTGATGTCGCTTGCCCTCGGACCGAGCTGGCTGGATCCGAATCACCTGCTCGACACCTTCGGCATCTGGGGTCTGCTCCTGGTGGTCTTCGCCGAGTCGGGCCTGCTCATCGGCTTCTTCCTGCCGGGTGACTCGCTGCTGTTCACCTGCGGCCTGCTGATCACCGCGGGGACGATGAAGTTCCCGCTGTGGGGGGCGATCGGCCTGATCTGCCTCGCCGCGATCCTGGGCGACCAGGCGGGCTACATGTTCGGCAAGAAGGTCGGCCCGTCGCTCTTCAGGCGCCCGGACTCCCGCCTCTTCAAGCAGGAGAACGTCGCCAAGGCGCACGAGTTCTTCGAGAAGCACGGTCCGAAGTCCCTGGTGCTGGCCCGTTTCGTGCCCGTCGTGCGCACGTTCACGCCGATCATCGCCGGCGTCAGCGGCATGAAGTACCGCTCGTTCCTGGTGTTCAACGTCATCGGCGGCGTCCTGTGGGGCGCGGGCGTCACGCTGCTGGGCTCCTGGCTGGGCAACGTGGCGTTCGTCCACAAGAACATCGAGCTGATCCTGATCCTGATCGTCTTCGTCTCGGTGATCCCGATCATCATCGAGTTCCTGCGGGCGCGTTCCCAGGCGAAGAAGAGCGCGCCGCAACCGCAGCCCCAACCCCAGGCCCAGGCCCAGAATCAGTCCCGGCCCCCGGTCATGGACGACGCGACGACCCAACTGCGCCGCATCTCCGCCGACCGCCAGTACCCGCAGCAGTACGGCAACCAGAACCAGAACCAGAATCAAAACCAGGGCTCGGGCTACGACTACCAGCAGTACCCGCAGCAGCAGTACGCCCAGGACCAGTACGCCCAGCAGCAGTACCCCGAGGAGCAGTACCCCCAGCAGTACGGGCAGCAGGTGCCGCAGGAGTACCAGCAGCCGCAGCAGCAGTACCCGTACAACCAGGGCTACTAGGGGCGCGCGCCTTCCCTGGGGCTCATCACCCGGCGGTGCTCAGAACCCTCGAGTCCGCTTGGCGGCCCGGCGCCCCCCGGCGGACCCGAACCGCAGGAACAGCCGGGAGATCTCCGACCCCAGGTTCACCCCGATCGCGATGGCCATCGCCAGAGAAACGGCGTTGGCCAACGACACCAGTCCCTTGTCGACGTTGTTCTGGGCGATCGACAGCAGCCCGAAATACGTGGCGGAGCCCGGCAGCAGCGGCCCGATCGCCGCGGTCGTGTACGGCAGCGCGGACGCGAACCGGTAGCGCGACAGCAACTGCCCGAACAGTCCCACCAGCCCGGCCGCGACGGCCGTGGAGGCGACCGGCGACAGCCCGCCCGGGTAGTGCAGCGCCCCGTACACGCTCCACGCGACGCCGCCGTTGAGGGTCACCCACAGCACGGTGGACCGTTCCTGCTGGAGCAGTACGGCGAAGGTCAGCGACAGCAGCATCGACGCCACGATCTGGACGACCGGCCGCTCGGCGAGGTGCAGGGCCGCGTTCGGGTCGAGTTCGGCGCCCAGCTTCACCCCGAAGTAGAGGACCACCAGGACGCCGGCGACGATGCCCACGAAGAAGTACATGACCTCCAGCAGGCGCGCCGCGGCGGTGATGTAGAAGCCGGTCAGCCCGTCCTGCACGCCCGCGACCAGGGCTCGGCCGGGCAGCAGCGCGAACAGCCCACCGGTGATCACCGCGGAGGCGGCCACCGGCACATGGGCCAGCGTGAGCGCGACACCGATCGCGGCCGGCGGCATCGCGGCCACCAAGAACTGGTAGAACTCCGGCAGCCCGCGGCCCGCGCACAGCCACGCGAGCCGGTCGCCGAGCATGGCGCCCAGCGCGGCCGCGACGAACACGATCGGATCTCCGCCGACGAGCATGGAGGCCGCACCGGCGAGCAGCCCGCTGGCCCCGGTCAGCGCCCAGCCGGGGTAGGGGTGCCGGTTGCGGCGGATCTCCGCGAGCCGCCGGTAGGCGTCCTCCAGGGAGATCGAGGTCTCCGGATCGGTGAGGTCGTCCACGAGCCGGAACACGGCCTGAAGGCGGGTGTAGTCGGTGCCCCGGCGACGTACCGTCCGCGAGGCCGACACGGGGTCGTCCACCAGGGACGGCTGGTAGGAGATCGACAGCAGGGTGAAGGTGACGTTCGGCTCGCAGCGGTCGAGGCCGTAGGACCGGCAGACCGCGAACATCGCCGCCTCCACGTCCTCGGCGCCCTCGCCGCCCGCCAGCAGCAGTTCGCCGATGCGGAGGGTCAGGTCCAGCACCCGCGGCACGGCGGGACCCGACTCGCCGATCTTCTGCACGGGCTCCGGCGCGGGCCGCTCGGTCACCGGCATACGCAGCATCGCGCGCATCCGGTCCTGCCAGGGCGCCTCCTTGGTGAGCCGCACCGCGGGAATCCCGGAGGGTGGCGTGAAGGCCGCCGGAGCGCTGCGGGCGCTGTACGTGCTCGGCGGGCTGAATGCGGACCCGTCCGGCTCGGCGGTGGGCGGCTGCGGGACCTGGAGGCCCTCCGGGAGGGCGAACTCCGACGTGGCCTCGGAGTCGGCGCCGGCCGCGGGGACGTCCAGGCCCTCGGGGATCGCGAACTCCGACGTCGTGGACGACTCGCCGCCGACCGCCGCCGGCGCGCCCACGCTCGCGGGGACGGGGAAGGCCAGGGTCGTGGCGGACTCGCTCCCGACATGCCCGTCGGGCGCGAACACGCCCCTCGCCTCGTCCGACCGCGGCTTGCGGCCCACCCCGTCCGGCTCCGCCACCTGCTTGTGCCTTGCCCTTCCGTGCGCGTGTGTCCCGTGGGTACCTCCCGTGCGCCCCAGTATGCGCACCTACGCCAGCGGGCCGCGTCACCCGGAAGGGTCACGCGGCCCGCTGGAGGTCGGGAGGGGTCAGTGACCGCCGTGCTCCTTGAACCGCTTGAACGAGCGCTCGATCTCGGCCTCGGCGTCCGTGCGGCCCACCCAGTCGGCGCCCTCGACGGACTTGCCGGGCTCCAGGTCCTTGTAGACCTCGAAGAAGTGCTGGATCTCCAGGCGGTCGAACTCGGAGACGTGGTGGATGTCCCGCAGGTGCTCCACGCGCGGGTCGGACGCGGGCACGCACAGCACCTTGTCGTCGCCGCCCGCCTCGTCCGTCATCCGGAACATGCCGATGGCGCGGCACTTGATGAGGCAGCCGGGGAAGGTGGGCTCCTCCAGGATGACCAGAGCGTCCAGCGGGTCGCCGTCCTCACCCAGGGTGTTCTCCACGAAGCCGTAGTCGGCCGGGTAGCTGGTCGAGGTGAAGAGTCGACGGTCGAGGCGGATACGACCGGTCTCGTGGTCCACCTCGTACTTGTTCCGCGAACCCTTCGGGATCTCGATCGTGACGTCGAACTCCACCGGTGGCTCCTCCATGATCAGCACATAGTTCTGGTGGTTAAGTGTCCCTCACGCATGAGTGTGATCGCGAAAGGGGCTGGTGGTCGTGCCGGAGCTGGGTCCTTGGCGGGCCGCGGGACCACGTTTGGCACGGGTCGCGCAGGCCGTGAAACCGCATCTCACGCGCATGGCCCAGGCCGTGGAACCCCGCGCCCGGCGGATCACCGCAACCGCCCGACCCGGTGTGACACGAATCACGGGGGTGGCGAAACCGCACGTCGCGCGGGTCGCGCGCACCGTACGCCCGCCCTACGGGCGGCTGTCGACCCCGCAGCTGGCGGCCGTCGCCGCCACCGTGGGCCTCGCGCTCGCGGCCGGCGCCGTGACCGCCGCCGGTCCCTGGGACTCCTCCGGCCAGCGTACGGCCGAGCGCGACCTCGCCGCAGCGTGGGACCGCCGGGGTGGCACAGATCACGGGGCCGGTACGGCGGCGGTCGCGCCCGCCCCCGCCCCGAGCGCCGCTTCCGTGCTCGTCGCCCTCGGTGGCGCCACCACCAAGTCCGCCCCCGAGGACAAGCCCCTCGCCGCCGTACTCGACCCGCTCCTGCGCGACCCCTCCCTCGGCACCCGGCGCAGCGCCGCGGTCGTCGACGTGGCCACCGGGAAGCGCCTGTACGCCAAGGGCGTGGACGACGCGCTGACCCCCGCATCGACCACGAAGATCGCCACGGCCGTCGCCGCGCTCTCCGCGGCGGGCGCCGACCACCGCTTCACCACGCGCGCGGTGCTGGAGCCCGGCGGTGACCACCTGGTCCTGGTCGGCGGCGGCGACCCGACGCTGACCGCCCGCAAGCAGACCGGGGGCTGGGCGAGCCTGCGCACCCTGGCCGACGACACCGCCGCCGCCCTGAAGAGGCGCCACCTGACCTCGGTGACCCTCTCGTACGACACCTCCCTGTTCACGGGCCCGGCCCTGCACCCCATCGGGGTCAACGACAACCTGGCCCCGGTCACGGCCCTGATGGCCGACGAGGGCCGCACGGACGACACCTCCAGCGGGCCGGCCCCGCGCGGCACGGATCCGGCGGCCGACGCGGCCCGCACGTTCGCCCGACTGCTCCAGGGCCACGGCGTCAAGACCTCGCAGCCCGGCCCGGCGAAGGCGACGGCGCGCGCGGAGGCGCTGGCCTCCGTCCAGTCGCCGCCCCTGTCCGCCGTCGTCGAGCGGATGCTCACCAACAGCGACAACGACATCGCCGAGGCCCTCGCCCGCCAGACCGCCCTCGCCACCGGCGGCAGCCCGAGCTTCGACGGGGGCGCGGCGGCGATCTCCGCCCAGTTGAAGAAGCTGGGCCTGCCGGTCGGCGGCTCGCAGTTCCACGACGGCAGCGGCCTCGACCGCGACGACAAGCTCACCGCGGACGTGCTGACGGCCCTGCTGGCGACCGCCGCCTCCCCGTCCCACCCCGAGCTGCGCGCCGTCCTCACGGGTCTGCCGGTGGCGGGTTTCACGGGCACCCTCAGCGACCGCTACGCGGACGCCGCCGAACACTCCGGCGTGGGCCTCGTACGCGCCAAGACGGGCTCCCTGACCGGCATCAACACGCTCGCCGGGACGGTGGTCGACGCGGACGGCCACCTCCTGGCGTTCGCGTTCCTGACGGAAGGATCGATGGACCAGACGACGGCGCGAACGGCCCTGGACCACACGGCAGCGACCCTGGCGTCCTGCGGCTGCCGCTGAAGACCGCTGTGGGCGGTCGTCCTACAGCTCGGGGGAGGGTGGGCACAGCCCACACCACCGGGCACAGCCCGGCCAAGACTCCAGCCCCGGCCGAGCTCTTTCGACCCTGCCCCCAGCGGCAGCGCTCACGTACCGTTGACACATGACGAGCATCGGTGGTGCCGGATCTCCTGGGATGGTCGACTGGAATCTCGCGGTGGCGACCGCGACCCGGCTCGTGCGGCCGGGCCCCGAAGTGAGCCGCGACGAGGCCCGGGCCGTCGTCGCCGAGCTGCGCCGCCACGCGAAGGCCTCGGAGGAACACGTCCGGGGCTTTACTCGTATGGGTGAAGAGGGTGTGCACGACACCCCGGTCCTCGTCGTCGACCGCCCCGGCTGGGTCCGGGCGAACGTCGCCGGGTTCCGGGAGATCCTCAAGCCCCTCCTCGACAAGATGTCGCAGCGCCGCGGCAGCACGCCCGGCGGGGCCGTCCTCGGCGCCGTCGGCGGCAAGGTCACCGGCGTGGAAGTGGGCATGCTGCTGTCGTTCCTCTCCAGCCGCGTGCTCGGACAGTACGAGACCTTCGCCCCGCCCACCCGCGAGCTGCCCGCGGGCGAGAACGGCGGCGGCCGTCTGCTCCTGGTCGCGCCGAACATCGTCCACGTCGAGCGCGAGCTGGACGTGGACCCGCACGACTTCCGCCTCTGGGTCTGTCTGCACGAGGAGACGCACCGCACGCAGTTCACCGCGGTGCCCTGGCTGCGTGACCACCTGGAGGGCGAGATCCAGGCGTTCCTGGGGGAGACCGACATCGATCCCATGACCGTCCTCGAGCGCATCAGGGAGGCCGTCCAGTCGCTCGCCGGGGGCCGGCCGGAGGGCGAGGAGGGCGACGACGGCCACTCCCTCGTGGAACTCGTGCAGACTCCCGCCCAACGGGAGATCCTCGCCCGGCTCACCGCGGTGATGTCGCTCCTGGAGGGACACGCCGACTTCGTGATGGACGGCGTCGGACCGGAGGTCGTGCCGAGCGTCGCCGAGATCCGCGAGAAGTTCCAGCAGCGCCGCGCCAGGGGCGCCTCCCGTCTGGACCTGGCGCTTCGCAAGCTGCTGGGCCTGGACGCCAAGCTCAGGCAGTACCGCGATGGCGAGCGGTTCGTGCGGGCGGTCGTCGAGCAGGTCGGCATGGACGGCTTCAACCGTGTGTGGACCTCCCCGAACACCCTCCCGACCAAGGCGGAGATCGCCAAACCGGCGGACTGGGTCGCACGGGTGCACCGCAGGGCGGAATCGTGAACCCGGAGTGAGAGCCATGAATCCGGAGTGAAGTAATCCGGCCGTCGGCAGGTCAACGCTCCGCCAATCACCCTTCCGAGGGACCGTGAGCCTGGGACAGGCGTGCAATGCTCGGGGAACGGCCCGTTTCTGTCACCATCTACACACTCTGAGTGACCGGCTTCGGGCTCACCCCCCGACACAACTTCATGAAGGGAACCGGACATGGGTCCCCATCCCGCGGTCGCGGCGATACGCCTGGCGGTCCGCCGCGTCCTCCACGACATCCTGACCGAGCAGACCGCCGAGCGGCCGAGAGAGCACGTGACGATCGGCCGTCCGCCCCACGAGCGCCCGTCCGCGCCGCTCGTGCTCGTGGCGTGCTCGGGCGGCGCCGACTCCATGGCGCTCGCCTCCGCCCTCGCCTTCGAAGCACCCAAGCTCGGCATCTCCGCCGGCGGGATCACCGTCGACCACGGCCTGCAGCCCGGCTCCGACCTGCGCGCCGCCGAGGTCGTCCTGCGCCTGCGCGGACTGGGCCTGGACCCCGTCGAGTCCGTCGCCGTCACCGTCGGCCGTGGCGGAGGTCCCGAAGCCGCCGCCCGTGACGCACGCTACGCCGCCCTGGACGCCGCCGCAGACCGCCACGGCGCGACCGCGATCCTCCTCGGGCACACCCGCGACGACCAGGCCGAGACCGTCCTGCTGGGCCTCGCCCGCGGTTCCGGCACCCGCTCCCTGTCCGGGATGGCCGCGGTCTCGGGGTCCGGCGGCCGCTACCGCCGCCCCTTCCTCCACATCGACCGGCAGACCGCCCGCAAGGCCTGCATGACCCAGTCGCTGCCCGTCTGGGACGACCCGCACAACACCGACCCGGCCTACACCCGCTCCCGGCTCCGCCACGAGGGCCTGCCCGCCCTGGAGAAGGCGCTCGGCAAAGGCGTCGTCGAAGCCCTCGCCCGCACGGCGCAGCTCTCCCGCGACGACGCCGACGCCCTCGACGCCTGGGCCAGCCAGGCCGAGGCCTCCGTCCGCGACGCCTCCGGGCTCCTGGAGTGCGCCAAGCTCTACGCCCTGCCTCCCGCCGTCCGCCGCCGCATCCTGCGCCGAGCCGCCATCGAGGCGGGCGCCCCGGCCGGGTCCCTCTTCGCCCGGCACATCGAGGAGGTCGACCGGCTGATCACCGGCTGGCGGGGTCAGGGGGCCATCAATCTCCCGGGCAAAGTCGTCGCTCAGCGGCAGGGTGGCAGACTGGTGATTCGGCAAGGCTGAGAACACGCCCCCTGCGGGAGGCGCCCGGCCGCCCCTCGGGGGTCGGTCAGCCACGCGAGCGGGCCGAGGGGCGCGCCGCTGTCGCGAGGAAGAGCGCGGGCACGCCGCGGGCAGTAGTCGCCATGCGGCTGCCGCCGCGCGGGTGACCGGCCGCGGTCGGCCCTCGACGGCGGCACGGCGCCACACCGGACGCGCGCGAGCAATCGAAGCGGCGGGACGACCGAAAGTGATGCGGGTGGACGCGAAAGACATGGGTGCCGACCTCAAGCAGGTGCTCATCACCAAGGAAGAGATCGACGCGAAGCTGGCCGAGCTGGCCGCGAAGATCGACGCGGAGTACGCGGGCAAGGACCTGCTGATCGTCGGCGTTCTCAAGGGCGCGGTGATGGTCATGGCCGACCTCGCCCGGGCGCTGTCCACCCCCGTCACGATGGACTGGATGGCCGTGT of Streptomyces cynarae contains these proteins:
- a CDS encoding DedA family protein, giving the protein MMSLALGPSWLDPNHLLDTFGIWGLLLVVFAESGLLIGFFLPGDSLLFTCGLLITAGTMKFPLWGAIGLICLAAILGDQAGYMFGKKVGPSLFRRPDSRLFKQENVAKAHEFFEKHGPKSLVLARFVPVVRTFTPIIAGVSGMKYRSFLVFNVIGGVLWGAGVTLLGSWLGNVAFVHKNIELILILIVFVSVIPIIIEFLRARSQAKKSAPQPQPQPQAQAQNQSRPPVMDDATTQLRRISADRQYPQQYGNQNQNQNQNQGSGYDYQQYPQQQYAQDQYAQQQYPEEQYPQQYGQQVPQEYQQPQQQYPYNQGY
- a CDS encoding threonine/serine exporter family protein, whose product is MAEPDGVGRKPRSDEARGVFAPDGHVGSESATTLAFPVPASVGAPAAVGGESSTTSEFAIPEGLDVPAAGADSEATSEFALPEGLQVPQPPTAEPDGSAFSPPSTYSARSAPAAFTPPSGIPAVRLTKEAPWQDRMRAMLRMPVTERPAPEPVQKIGESGPAVPRVLDLTLRIGELLLAGGEGAEDVEAAMFAVCRSYGLDRCEPNVTFTLLSISYQPSLVDDPVSASRTVRRRGTDYTRLQAVFRLVDDLTDPETSISLEDAYRRLAEIRRNRHPYPGWALTGASGLLAGAASMLVGGDPIVFVAAALGAMLGDRLAWLCAGRGLPEFYQFLVAAMPPAAIGVALTLAHVPVAASAVITGGLFALLPGRALVAGVQDGLTGFYITAAARLLEVMYFFVGIVAGVLVVLYFGVKLGAELDPNAALHLAERPVVQIVASMLLSLTFAVLLQQERSTVLWVTLNGGVAWSVYGALHYPGGLSPVASTAVAAGLVGLFGQLLSRYRFASALPYTTAAIGPLLPGSATYFGLLSIAQNNVDKGLVSLANAVSLAMAIAIGVNLGSEISRLFLRFGSAGGRRAAKRTRGF
- a CDS encoding inorganic diphosphatase, whose protein sequence is MEFDVTIEIPKGSRNKYEVDHETGRIRLDRRLFTSTSYPADYGFVENTLGEDGDPLDALVILEEPTFPGCLIKCRAIGMFRMTDEAGGDDKVLCVPASDPRVEHLRDIHHVSEFDRLEIQHFFEVYKDLEPGKSVEGADWVGRTDAEAEIERSFKRFKEHGGH
- the dacB gene encoding D-alanyl-D-alanine carboxypeptidase/D-alanyl-D-alanine endopeptidase: MVVPELGPWRAAGPRLARVAQAVKPHLTRMAQAVEPRARRITATARPGVTRITGVAKPHVARVARTVRPPYGRLSTPQLAAVAATVGLALAAGAVTAAGPWDSSGQRTAERDLAAAWDRRGGTDHGAGTAAVAPAPAPSAASVLVALGGATTKSAPEDKPLAAVLDPLLRDPSLGTRRSAAVVDVATGKRLYAKGVDDALTPASTTKIATAVAALSAAGADHRFTTRAVLEPGGDHLVLVGGGDPTLTARKQTGGWASLRTLADDTAAALKRRHLTSVTLSYDTSLFTGPALHPIGVNDNLAPVTALMADEGRTDDTSSGPAPRGTDPAADAARTFARLLQGHGVKTSQPGPAKATARAEALASVQSPPLSAVVERMLTNSDNDIAEALARQTALATGGSPSFDGGAAAISAQLKKLGLPVGGSQFHDGSGLDRDDKLTADVLTALLATAASPSHPELRAVLTGLPVAGFTGTLSDRYADAAEHSGVGLVRAKTGSLTGINTLAGTVVDADGHLLAFAFLTEGSMDQTTARTALDHTAATLASCGCR
- a CDS encoding zinc-dependent metalloprotease; protein product: MTSIGGAGSPGMVDWNLAVATATRLVRPGPEVSRDEARAVVAELRRHAKASEEHVRGFTRMGEEGVHDTPVLVVDRPGWVRANVAGFREILKPLLDKMSQRRGSTPGGAVLGAVGGKVTGVEVGMLLSFLSSRVLGQYETFAPPTRELPAGENGGGRLLLVAPNIVHVERELDVDPHDFRLWVCLHEETHRTQFTAVPWLRDHLEGEIQAFLGETDIDPMTVLERIREAVQSLAGGRPEGEEGDDGHSLVELVQTPAQREILARLTAVMSLLEGHADFVMDGVGPEVVPSVAEIREKFQQRRARGASRLDLALRKLLGLDAKLRQYRDGERFVRAVVEQVGMDGFNRVWTSPNTLPTKAEIAKPADWVARVHRRAES
- the tilS gene encoding tRNA lysidine(34) synthetase TilS codes for the protein MGPHPAVAAIRLAVRRVLHDILTEQTAERPREHVTIGRPPHERPSAPLVLVACSGGADSMALASALAFEAPKLGISAGGITVDHGLQPGSDLRAAEVVLRLRGLGLDPVESVAVTVGRGGGPEAAARDARYAALDAAADRHGATAILLGHTRDDQAETVLLGLARGSGTRSLSGMAAVSGSGGRYRRPFLHIDRQTARKACMTQSLPVWDDPHNTDPAYTRSRLRHEGLPALEKALGKGVVEALARTAQLSRDDADALDAWASQAEASVRDASGLLECAKLYALPPAVRRRILRRAAIEAGAPAGSLFARHIEEVDRLITGWRGQGAINLPGKVVAQRQGGRLVIRQG